In Phosphitispora fastidiosa, a single window of DNA contains:
- a CDS encoding hydrolase, giving the protein MKLSCFCPDFTGDEFDNLDLKEIDLAGRSFYMLKTPMVSHFPINPEIRIEKTLKEIEEKGYQTVSPLFVLFEDGLLVGSIMVEIVKPSVKDSNIKTFDKLILMGKAYTGPRYLVPKALKQFDRYLMSKQIMTNDFYFWYHSCKVCEKQKGGRAVILAKI; this is encoded by the coding sequence GTGAAATTAAGCTGTTTTTGCCCTGACTTTACCGGGGATGAATTTGACAACTTGGATTTAAAGGAAATTGATCTCGCGGGACGTTCCTTTTATATGTTAAAAACGCCAATGGTATCTCACTTTCCCATAAACCCGGAAATCAGAATCGAAAAAACCCTTAAAGAGATTGAGGAAAAGGGATACCAAACCGTATCGCCGCTGTTCGTCCTTTTTGAAGATGGTCTATTAGTGGGGAGTATAATGGTTGAAATAGTCAAACCATCTGTAAAAGACAGTAATATCAAGACCTTTGATAAACTCATACTTATGGGCAAGGCTTATACAGGCCCCAGGTATCTTGTGCCCAAGGCGTTGAAACAGTTTGATCGTTACCTGATGTCAAAACAAATAATGACAAACGATTTTTACTTCTGGTATCATTCATGCAAAGTGTGTGAAAAACAAAAAGGCGGCCGGGCAGTAATCCTGGCCAAAATATAA
- the nth gene encoding endonuclease III: MGNNKTTAILRILDELYPNPQTELNFETPFQLLVATILSAQTTDRQVNAITAELFRKHATPRDFAVLTAKELEREIKSCGLYKNKAKNIITASKLLVEKHDSQVPDEFAALIALPGVGRKTANVVLANAFGKDAIAVDTHVFRVSNRLGLAAAETTEKTEEDLMKIIPSSDWNRAHHWLIFHGRRVCRAQKPKCHECQLRDYCRYYGKQGN, from the coding sequence ATGGGAAACAACAAAACTACTGCAATTCTGCGGATTTTGGATGAACTTTATCCTAATCCCCAGACAGAACTCAATTTTGAAACCCCTTTTCAGTTGCTGGTGGCCACCATCCTTTCGGCACAGACAACCGACAGGCAGGTTAATGCCATTACTGCGGAGCTCTTCAGGAAGCATGCCACACCCCGGGACTTTGCTGTCCTGACAGCTAAAGAACTTGAAAGAGAAATTAAGAGCTGCGGATTATATAAAAATAAGGCTAAAAATATTATTACGGCCAGTAAACTACTGGTTGAAAAACATGATTCCCAGGTGCCTGACGAATTTGCGGCATTGATAGCGCTTCCGGGAGTCGGGCGGAAGACAGCCAATGTGGTTCTGGCAAATGCCTTTGGAAAAGACGCGATTGCCGTTGATACACACGTTTTCAGGGTATCCAACAGGCTCGGACTGGCTGCTGCAGAGACAACGGAAAAAACCGAGGAAGATTTGATGAAGATAATTCCAAGCAGTGATTGGAATCGGGCTCATCACTGGCTTATTTTTCACGGGCGCAGAGTCTGCCGGGCACAAAAACCTAAATGTCATGAATGTCAGTTGAGGGATTACTGCAGATATTACGGTAAACAAGGGAATTAG
- a CDS encoding galactose-1-phosphate uridylyltransferase, translating to MPEIREDLITGGMVIIAAERSKRPQDFTQVNEPPKGSKGCVFCYGKETATPPEILAIRPGGGLPDCPGWTVRAFPNKFPAVTTAGNPDCLYVGGRKAVKAVGAHEVIVDTPEHNETFGRLSDTHAEQVMEVIASRYRYLSADPRVKYVQVFKNSGAAAGASLEHSHWQIIAVPLVPETVAREINGTQRFWAANGECVYCRMIAEETNNGSRVIEQTKEFVVLTPFASRFPYETWIIPTKHETFFEKTGIEEIKALGRTVRRSIRRLERTLCRPPYNLTIHTCPAGIKSRSYHWHIKIMPRLSVIAGFEMGSGIHINPVSPEMAAGLLRETQPD from the coding sequence TTGCCGGAAATAAGAGAAGACCTGATTACCGGAGGTATGGTTATAATTGCCGCGGAAAGAAGTAAACGGCCACAGGACTTTACGCAGGTAAATGAACCCCCAAAAGGGAGTAAGGGCTGTGTTTTCTGTTATGGCAAAGAGACCGCTACTCCACCTGAAATACTTGCAATAAGGCCCGGCGGCGGACTGCCTGACTGCCCGGGGTGGACGGTAAGGGCCTTCCCCAACAAGTTTCCCGCTGTTACGACAGCCGGTAACCCTGACTGTCTTTATGTAGGAGGCAGGAAGGCTGTTAAGGCTGTTGGCGCTCACGAGGTCATTGTTGACACGCCGGAGCATAATGAGACCTTCGGACGGCTGTCTGATACCCATGCTGAACAGGTTATGGAGGTTATAGCTTCAAGATACCGGTATTTATCCGCAGACCCACGGGTTAAGTATGTCCAGGTTTTTAAAAATAGCGGCGCTGCCGCGGGGGCATCCCTTGAACACAGTCATTGGCAGATAATCGCGGTGCCGCTGGTGCCCGAAACAGTTGCCCGGGAAATAAATGGAACCCAAAGGTTTTGGGCGGCCAATGGGGAATGTGTCTACTGCAGAATGATTGCTGAGGAAACAAATAATGGGTCCAGGGTCATCGAACAAACAAAGGAGTTTGTGGTATTAACACCTTTTGCCTCACGCTTTCCCTATGAAACATGGATCATCCCCACCAAACATGAAACCTTCTTTGAAAAAACCGGCATTGAGGAAATAAAAGCGCTGGGCAGAACGGTCAGACGGTCAATCAGAAGGCTGGAAAGAACCCTGTGCCGCCCGCCATATAACCTGACAATACATACCTGCCCAGCAGGCATAAAAAGCCGCAGTTACCACTGGCATATCAAAATCATGCCAAGGCTTTCCGTTATTGCAGGCTTTGAAATGGGTTCAGGCATACATATAAACCCGGTGTCACCTGAAATGGCTGCAGGCTTGCTGAGGGAAACTCAGCCTGACTGA
- the glgA gene encoding glycogen synthase GlgA, with amino-acid sequence MTENKKLKILYVASEVSPFAKTGGLADVAGSLPRSFAQMGHDIRVVMPRYKFISCRFETIHDFPVMISGRKEAAIIREHHIELDSEGRRTLPVYFVDNYQYFDRNNLYCYFDEVERFAFFCRAVLEMLPRIGFQPDIIHCNDWQTGPIPVLLKEQYSKNAFYRNTATLFTVHNLYYQGNYPKDCLRLLGLSDKYYHPERLEFFGDISFLKAGLVYSDVINTVSRTYATEIQTPEYGERMEGLLRKRSEDLYGIVNGIDYDEFDPARDSLLAQNYDSNSVELKRNNKYALQRAMKLPVGDRPLLGLVSRLVDQKGLDLLADIYDRLMADDIQVVVLGSGDNYYESFFKNMALRHPDKTAVHIGFNAPLAQQLYAGADMFLMPSRFEPCGLGQLISLRYGAIPIVRATGGLADTITNYDPGTHNGNGFVFRNYRSEELLTAVQAAIDVYRGSPELWIGLVRKAMTEDFSWSASALEYIRLYHIALIKRLHNRSNTV; translated from the coding sequence ATGACTGAAAACAAAAAACTTAAAATTCTTTATGTGGCCTCAGAGGTGTCACCTTTTGCCAAGACCGGCGGGCTTGCTGATGTGGCCGGCTCGCTGCCCCGCTCGTTTGCCCAGATGGGGCATGATATTAGAGTGGTGATGCCCAGATACAAATTTATCTCATGCCGGTTTGAGACCATACATGATTTCCCGGTAATGATCAGTGGGCGGAAAGAGGCGGCCATAATCCGTGAGCACCATATTGAACTTGACAGTGAAGGCCGCAGGACACTGCCGGTTTACTTTGTAGATAACTACCAGTATTTTGACCGCAATAATCTATACTGTTATTTCGATGAAGTGGAGCGGTTTGCTTTTTTCTGCCGGGCTGTTCTGGAAATGCTTCCCAGGATCGGCTTTCAACCCGATATAATCCACTGCAATGACTGGCAAACCGGTCCGATTCCTGTTCTCCTGAAGGAACAGTACTCTAAAAATGCCTTTTACCGGAATACAGCCACTTTGTTTACGGTCCATAATCTGTACTATCAGGGCAATTATCCCAAGGACTGTCTGCGCCTGCTGGGACTCAGTGACAAGTACTATCACCCCGAGAGGCTTGAGTTTTTCGGGGACATCAGCTTTCTCAAGGCCGGACTGGTATATTCAGATGTCATTAACACTGTTAGCAGGACTTATGCCACGGAAATTCAGACACCTGAGTATGGTGAACGCATGGAAGGGCTGCTGCGGAAGCGGTCTGAGGACTTGTACGGTATAGTAAACGGTATCGATTATGACGAATTTGATCCTGCTCGGGATTCTCTGCTGGCACAAAACTATGACAGCAACTCAGTTGAACTTAAGCGGAATAATAAATATGCCCTGCAAAGGGCCATGAAACTTCCGGTAGGCGACAGGCCGCTGCTGGGCCTTGTTTCCAGACTGGTAGACCAGAAGGGGCTGGACCTGCTGGCGGACATTTATGACCGCTTAATGGCGGACGATATCCAGGTAGTAGTTCTGGGATCAGGGGATAACTATTATGAAAGTTTTTTCAAAAATATGGCTCTAAGGCATCCGGACAAAACAGCGGTCCATATCGGTTTTAATGCCCCACTGGCCCAACAGCTTTATGCGGGTGCGGATATGTTCCTGATGCCTTCCAGATTCGAACCCTGTGGACTGGGGCAGCTCATCAGTCTGAGGTATGGCGCTATTCCCATTGTACGGGCCACCGGCGGCCTTGCTGATACGATTACGAATTACGATCCCGGTACACATAACGGCAATGGTTTCGTTTTCCGTAATTACAGGTCGGAAGAATTGCTGACTGCTGTTCAAGCTGCTATAGATGTCTACCGGGGCAGTCCGGAACTGTGGATAGGGTTGGTCAGGAAAGCCATGACAGAAGACTTTTCCTGGTCTGCTTCAGCTCTCGAATATATCAGGTTATATCATATTGCGTTAATAAAAAGGCTCCATAACAGGAGCAATACAGTGTGA
- a CDS encoding tRNA 2-thiocytidine biosynthesis TtcA family protein → MKRIYRRELWQRIGKANEDFGLIGAGDHIAIGLSGGKDSTALLYIMTEWQKFCPVSFKITAITLDMGWGGDLTPLKNYCAATGVLYHVEQTNIGPIVFETRQESNPCSLCARLRRGTLHNIAKSLGCNKVALGHHLDDALETLLLCMSFESRFKTFKPKTYLDRADITLIRPMIYVEEKTIIKLVKRLSLPVIHNPCPANGLTKRQEMKDIISCWEKISPSVRDNLLGALKNSNLWPR, encoded by the coding sequence TTGAAGCGTATTTATCGCAGAGAGTTGTGGCAGCGAATCGGAAAAGCAAATGAGGACTTCGGGCTTATCGGAGCCGGTGACCATATTGCCATAGGGCTGTCCGGTGGCAAGGACAGCACCGCACTCCTTTATATCATGACTGAATGGCAGAAGTTTTGTCCGGTCAGCTTCAAAATTACTGCTATTACCCTTGATATGGGCTGGGGCGGCGACCTGACACCCTTGAAAAACTATTGTGCGGCAACCGGGGTTCTCTATCATGTCGAACAAACCAATATCGGCCCCATTGTATTCGAAACAAGGCAGGAGTCAAACCCATGTTCACTTTGCGCCAGACTGCGGCGGGGAACATTACACAATATCGCCAAGTCACTGGGCTGCAACAAAGTAGCTCTGGGACACCACCTGGATGATGCCCTGGAAACCCTGCTCCTTTGTATGTCCTTTGAAAGCCGCTTCAAAACTTTTAAACCAAAGACATACCTGGACAGGGCAGACATTACCCTGATACGTCCTATGATATATGTAGAAGAAAAAACAATAATCAAGCTTGTAAAAAGATTGTCCCTCCCTGTTATTCATAACCCCTGCCCGGCCAATGGCCTGACGAAGCGACAGGAAATGAAGGATATTATTTCCTGTTGGGAAAAAATAAGTCCCTCAGTTCGGGATAATCTGCTGGGTGCACTTAAAAACAGTAATCTTTGGCCACGCTGA
- a CDS encoding Nif3-like dinuclear metal center hexameric protein, with amino-acid sequence MELSKICELLKESFPFQVRRHRQILGLLYPFANLKNAKKYDPIGFVFPEVNQKAGINYRKFYRWAFFDYYNGLMIKGAAKASKVFCTVFPNRRPFEKILEKADRGDLVFTHHCCGFHRKKGFLPIPLDILEKIKEKQLSVYSLHTPFFNNGPWSTSVQLARMLGIRQEGEFAAVNGKTTGVFGRSPVSSLNELKNLLSRQTGARDINIISNKKSTEAGRVAVIAGNGGYEHFITEAGRLGCDTFLTGTAIEEAEIPDSLEANLRFRKLAEQLNINVIGGGHYFTEKPALQNMVCFFDKHDIHAEFIPDAEEESGVI; translated from the coding sequence ATGGAATTAAGTAAAATATGTGAACTGTTAAAAGAATCATTCCCGTTTCAAGTGCGCAGGCATCGCCAGATTTTAGGCCTGCTGTACCCTTTTGCAAATCTGAAAAACGCTAAAAAATATGATCCGATAGGTTTTGTGTTTCCCGAAGTAAACCAAAAGGCGGGAATTAATTACCGGAAATTTTATCGGTGGGCATTTTTTGATTATTATAACGGGTTAATGATTAAAGGGGCTGCCAAAGCAAGTAAAGTTTTTTGCACGGTATTTCCTAACAGAAGACCATTTGAAAAGATTTTGGAGAAGGCGGACAGGGGTGATTTGGTGTTTACTCACCACTGCTGTGGATTTCACAGGAAAAAAGGTTTTTTGCCTATTCCCCTGGACATTCTTGAGAAAATCAAGGAAAAGCAGTTATCAGTCTATAGTCTGCACACTCCATTTTTCAATAATGGGCCCTGGTCAACTTCAGTGCAGCTGGCCAGGATGCTTGGCATCAGGCAGGAAGGTGAATTTGCCGCAGTTAATGGCAAAACCACGGGAGTTTTTGGCCGGTCACCTGTTAGCAGTCTCAATGAATTAAAAAACCTGCTTAGCAGGCAGACCGGGGCCAGGGATATCAATATTATCAGTAACAAAAAGAGTACTGAAGCCGGACGGGTGGCTGTGATTGCCGGAAATGGCGGATATGAGCACTTTATTACTGAGGCCGGACGTCTTGGCTGTGACACTTTCCTTACCGGAACAGCGATTGAGGAAGCAGAAATACCCGATTCCCTTGAGGCAAACCTGCGTTTCCGCAAACTGGCAGAACAATTAAACATCAATGTTATCGGCGGTGGCCACTATTTTACCGAAAAGCCTGCTCTGCAGAATATGGTCTGCTTTTTTGACAAACACGATATTCATGCGGAATTTATTCCTGATGCGGAGGAAGAGTCAGGTGTTATCTAA
- a CDS encoding S-layer homology domain-containing protein produces the protein MRRTKLVSLLTGFSFMASCFLTTGFSFSYVQEFNLPPVISESLPDPFPFPDAKGNWAEAAIAEMYVKGVINGYQDSTFKPNRPVTMLEAVVILGKMSNYEPSEFDLESNKYLQINFNIPDWAIGYVAMALKQDLLLYSELQKASLQQPLTREEAAVFAVRSLGLAKQARKKTNTPLPFSDSQQIEEDIRAYVSIACEYKIMNGFPDGRFQPDTPLSRAEMAVVLSNIALHLNSDSITGSVENIAIEKDLIYITDAAGDTCQVKLPGHFLVYLNGKPAVIEQLTPGNYIRVNTSEDNTLTVIAAQSIVPDNGVPVSIKPVSKDYSFPELQQWADTNKASENYLTAIFDSNLYFLVTRGEKKTGGYTVDITKISSVSDEKGITYRVWTTRADPAKSAMVIEVITYPYAMVKIPLSEQPLNSVIFVDEFNQILAEITID, from the coding sequence ATGCGCCGAACCAAATTAGTTTCCCTATTAACAGGTTTTTCTTTTATGGCTTCCTGCTTTTTGACTACCGGGTTTTCTTTTTCATATGTACAGGAATTTAATCTGCCGCCTGTAATTTCGGAATCACTGCCTGATCCATTCCCTTTCCCTGATGCCAAAGGTAATTGGGCTGAAGCCGCAATTGCTGAGATGTACGTCAAAGGTGTGATTAATGGATACCAGGATTCCACCTTCAAACCTAACAGGCCGGTAACAATGCTGGAAGCAGTGGTTATTCTGGGAAAAATGTCAAATTACGAGCCATCGGAATTTGACCTGGAGTCAAATAAATATCTACAGATAAATTTTAATATTCCTGATTGGGCAATCGGTTATGTGGCAATGGCGTTAAAGCAGGATCTCCTCCTATACAGTGAATTGCAAAAAGCGTCTTTGCAGCAGCCCCTTACCAGGGAAGAAGCAGCCGTATTCGCAGTCCGCAGCCTGGGTCTGGCAAAACAAGCCCGAAAGAAAACCAACACTCCACTGCCATTCTCAGATTCCCAACAGATTGAGGAAGACATAAGGGCATATGTCTCAATTGCGTGTGAATATAAAATTATGAACGGTTTTCCGGATGGCAGGTTTCAGCCGGATACTCCGTTATCAAGGGCCGAAATGGCAGTAGTGCTGAGTAATATTGCGCTTCATTTGAATTCGGACAGTATTACCGGGTCTGTTGAAAATATTGCAATTGAAAAGGACTTGATTTACATCACTGATGCAGCAGGAGATACCTGTCAGGTAAAGCTGCCAGGACATTTCCTGGTATACCTGAACGGCAAACCGGCTGTAATAGAACAATTGACTCCCGGCAATTACATCAGGGTTAACACTTCCGAGGATAACACCTTAACTGTCATAGCGGCCCAATCCATTGTCCCCGACAACGGTGTTCCGGTATCAATTAAACCGGTAAGCAAAGATTACTCATTTCCTGAACTTCAGCAGTGGGCAGATACAAATAAGGCTTCAGAAAATTACCTTACCGCTATATTTGATAGTAATCTTTACTTCCTGGTCACCCGCGGGGAGAAAAAGACCGGGGGATATACGGTAGACATAACCAAGATATCTTCAGTCAGTGATGAAAAAGGAATCACTTACAGAGTTTGGACCACCCGCGCTGATCCGGCCAAAAGCGCCATGGTTATTGAAGTAATTACTTATCCTTACGCAATGGTCAAAATACCCCTTTCGGAACAGCCCTTAAATTCAGTAATTTTTGTTGATGAATTTAACCAGATCCTGGCGGAAATAACGATTGACTAA
- the glgA gene encoding glycogen synthase GlgA: MMLDRNLKVLLVGAEVVPFAKTGGLADVMGSLPKALTAMGNDARIVLPRYQGIDDLTTVADFPVKMGNRMETCIVRQANVEAKLPEGGTKNVPVYFIDSYHYFDREGIYCHFDDAERFAFFDAAVLEMLKRISFQPDVIHCNDWQSGMIPFLLQERYSPQDSFYNRISTIFTVHNLLYQGNYDPDFMRVLGIGSEYFSPNSLEFYGQVSFMKAGLVYGDVINTVSKRYAQEIQTSEYGLGFEGLLRKRSQDLHGIVNGINYHEFNPETDPRIFRAYNSRSIQDKYENKFSLQKEMDLPVRDVPVIGLVSRLVDQKGLDIIAEMVDEMLQEDIQFVVLGEGDRYYEEMFAGIRDRYPHKIGLYLGYNGILAQRIYAGADMFLMPSKFEPCGLGQLISLRYGTVPIVRATGGLADTIVDYNMETNSGNGFSFEPYDSAVLLETVKRALRLYRDYPERWRGLVVSGMENDFSWNRSAAEYLELYDLAISKHARGCRIA; this comes from the coding sequence ATGATGCTGGACAGAAATCTTAAAGTGTTGTTAGTAGGGGCTGAGGTTGTGCCGTTTGCAAAGACCGGGGGGCTTGCCGATGTGATGGGATCTCTCCCTAAGGCATTAACTGCCATGGGTAATGATGCCAGGATTGTGCTTCCGAGGTATCAGGGTATTGATGACCTGACCACTGTCGCCGATTTCCCGGTAAAGATGGGTAACCGGATGGAGACGTGCATAGTCAGGCAAGCTAATGTTGAAGCGAAATTGCCTGAAGGAGGAACAAAGAACGTTCCGGTTTACTTCATTGACAGCTATCACTATTTTGATCGTGAGGGAATATACTGCCACTTTGACGATGCCGAAAGGTTTGCTTTTTTTGATGCAGCCGTACTGGAAATGCTGAAGCGAATTAGTTTCCAGCCTGACGTTATTCACTGTAATGACTGGCAGTCAGGAATGATTCCTTTCCTACTCCAGGAAAGATACAGCCCGCAGGATTCATTTTATAACAGAATAAGTACTATTTTTACAGTTCATAACCTTCTCTATCAGGGCAATTATGACCCTGACTTCATGCGGGTACTGGGAATTGGCAGTGAGTATTTTAGCCCCAACTCTCTGGAGTTTTACGGCCAGGTCAGCTTTATGAAGGCCGGGCTTGTATATGGTGATGTGATTAATACTGTGAGCAAGAGGTATGCCCAGGAAATCCAGACCTCCGAATATGGGCTGGGCTTTGAAGGGTTACTGCGGAAAAGATCCCAGGATCTTCACGGTATAGTAAACGGAATCAATTATCATGAGTTTAATCCGGAAACCGACCCGCGTATTTTCAGGGCCTATAACTCGCGTTCGATTCAGGATAAGTATGAAAACAAGTTTAGCCTGCAGAAAGAAATGGACCTGCCTGTCAGGGATGTGCCGGTAATTGGTTTGGTCTCAAGGCTGGTTGACCAGAAGGGTCTTGATATTATCGCAGAAATGGTTGATGAAATGCTGCAGGAGGATATTCAGTTTGTTGTTTTGGGAGAAGGTGACAGGTATTATGAAGAAATGTTTGCCGGAATCAGGGACCGTTATCCCCATAAAATAGGGTTATACCTTGGCTATAACGGCATCCTGGCGCAGCGGATTTATGCCGGTGCAGACATGTTTTTGATGCCTTCGAAATTTGAACCCTGCGGTCTGGGACAGCTCATCAGCCTGAGGTATGGGACAGTCCCGATAGTGAGGGCTACCGGAGGACTTGCTGATACCATAGTTGATTATAATATGGAAACAAATTCGGGTAACGGCTTCTCCTTTGAACCATATGATTCAGCTGTCCTGCTGGAAACAGTCAAAAGGGCTCTGCGGTTATACCGCGATTATCCGGAGAGGTGGCGTGGTCTGGTTGTCTCCGGAATGGAAAATGACTTTTCGTGGAACAGGTCTGCTGCAGAATATCTTGAATTATATGACCTGGCCATTAGCAAGCACGCACGTGGCTGCAGGATAGCCTGA
- a CDS encoding PRC-barrel domain-containing protein, with product MKRSEELLRLSVISIEDGKELGTVSDLVINADNGLVQYLVVDNGLRYLGIKVLPFRLVEGVGEDAVTIQNSSCIVDLGDEPEINGLLEKNVRVKGTRVMTRKGKMIGMVSEILVDEDNEGRIDACEMTSLDDTGSKEIIPSDKIITFGKDVLIINELSGNSGSPEKSSNTQNVSPDSASTETAEATAEILPEEKAGTQEQSEAAKLFEERQRKYLLGRKASKRIETETGEAIAEEGDVITEELMDKAKATGKFSELSMNTRD from the coding sequence ATGAAACGAAGCGAAGAACTGTTGCGATTGTCAGTCATTAGCATTGAAGACGGAAAAGAGCTGGGAACTGTAAGTGATCTGGTAATAAACGCCGATAACGGACTGGTACAGTATTTGGTAGTAGATAATGGCCTCCGGTATCTGGGTATCAAGGTTTTACCTTTCAGACTGGTTGAAGGTGTTGGGGAAGATGCAGTTACCATTCAGAATTCTTCCTGTATTGTGGACCTTGGTGATGAGCCCGAAATAAACGGACTTCTGGAGAAAAACGTGCGGGTCAAAGGTACCAGGGTCATGACCAGAAAAGGTAAAATGATCGGTATGGTCAGCGAAATTCTGGTGGATGAGGACAATGAGGGCCGCATTGATGCCTGTGAAATGACTTCATTAGATGATACAGGCAGTAAAGAAATAATCCCCTCAGATAAGATTATTACTTTTGGCAAAGATGTTCTGATTATCAATGAGTTATCGGGAAATTCCGGCAGTCCGGAAAAAAGTTCAAATACTCAAAATGTATCACCTGACAGCGCTTCTACTGAAACTGCAGAAGCAACCGCAGAAATATTGCCTGAGGAAAAAGCCGGGACCCAGGAGCAGTCGGAAGCGGCTAAACTATTTGAAGAAAGACAACGGAAATACCTTTTGGGCCGGAAGGCAAGTAAAAGGATTGAAACCGAAACCGGAGAAGCTATAGCTGAAGAGGGAGATGTTATTACCGAAGAGTTAATGGATAAAGCCAAAGCGACCGGTAAATTCTCCGAACTCTCCATGAATACCAGGGATTAG
- a CDS encoding VanW family protein, whose product MTGFPKKYLLIAAFLISQGLVSILGGLAFASVPGGNIIFPGVFISGMKVGGLTADQAAALLGKNRDKLQTENIVLQYQEKTWLYSLNKLGITFDIRATVDKALLEGKSGSSIRKVLEMFRIRYSKPNFPLEYNLDEAKFNSALKEIAGEINVQPVNAAIVSERGKVRLVPEGEGISLNIAVAMEQVREAIRKSGNVPVKLQVAQAMPHIKASDLKGINRVIGAGITAFSSSDKERADNIYLAVKMLNGTIIPPGQVFSFNTMVGPRVREQGYRSAPVLVNGRLAEGTGGGVCQVATTLYEAALYSGLAIKERHPHSSPPAYIGPGLDAAVVYGEMDLKFLNNTDTPIYISAIVADGRVNVKLFGAGNPGESVQMVTENGNDDENMRSERSYVRVYRIFYNYGAEARRELVSEDYYLKGIIIK is encoded by the coding sequence ATGACCGGTTTTCCGAAAAAATACCTGTTGATTGCCGCTTTTCTGATATCCCAGGGCTTGGTCAGTATCCTAGGTGGACTGGCTTTTGCATCTGTCCCCGGGGGAAATATAATTTTCCCTGGGGTTTTTATTAGCGGTATGAAGGTCGGAGGCTTGACTGCGGATCAGGCTGCAGCTCTGCTGGGGAAAAACCGTGATAAGCTGCAGACCGAAAACATAGTTTTGCAGTATCAAGAGAAGACATGGCTTTACTCACTTAATAAATTGGGGATTACTTTTGATATTAGGGCTACAGTTGATAAGGCCCTTTTGGAAGGGAAAAGCGGCAGCAGCATACGGAAAGTGCTGGAAATGTTCAGGATCAGGTACAGTAAGCCTAATTTCCCCCTGGAATACAATTTGGATGAAGCCAAATTTAATAGTGCCCTTAAGGAAATTGCAGGAGAAATCAATGTTCAGCCTGTAAATGCAGCTATAGTATCTGAGCGTGGCAAGGTTCGGCTGGTTCCTGAAGGCGAAGGTATATCACTTAACATAGCGGTTGCTATGGAACAGGTCAGGGAAGCCATCCGCAAATCAGGCAATGTGCCTGTGAAGCTCCAGGTTGCGCAGGCAATGCCGCATATCAAGGCTTCAGACCTTAAAGGGATCAATAGGGTAATCGGTGCCGGGATTACGGCTTTTTCATCTTCGGATAAAGAAAGAGCTGATAATATTTACCTGGCTGTTAAAATGTTAAATGGGACAATTATACCGCCAGGGCAGGTATTCTCCTTTAATACAATGGTTGGGCCCAGGGTCAGAGAGCAAGGCTACCGCAGCGCCCCGGTGCTGGTAAACGGGCGTCTGGCAGAGGGTACCGGGGGTGGTGTATGCCAGGTTGCCACAACCCTTTACGAAGCTGCTCTTTATTCCGGGTTAGCGATTAAAGAACGACACCCTCATTCTTCGCCTCCCGCCTATATCGGTCCTGGACTGGATGCTGCAGTAGTTTACGGGGAAATGGATTTGAAGTTTCTTAACAATACCGATACGCCAATATACATATCAGCTATTGTTGCAGATGGTCGTGTCAATGTAAAACTATTTGGCGCCGGAAACCCGGGAGAATCTGTTCAGATGGTTACCGAAAATGGCAATGATGACGAAAACATGAGGTCCGAAAGGTCTTATGTCAGGGTTTATAGAATATTCTATAACTATGGGGCAGAAGCTAGGAGGGAGCTTGTTTCTGAAGATTACTATCTTAAAGGAATAATAATAAAATGA
- a CDS encoding DUF503 domain-containing protein, protein MFAGLCTVELRLDWSNSLKDKRREIKSLIDRVRLKFNVSIAETGCQDEWRKAVLGFAAVSSDRRHVDSMVNEVIKFIERNTDAEMMSINTEII, encoded by the coding sequence ATGTTTGCAGGTTTGTGTACTGTGGAGTTGCGGCTTGACTGGTCCAACTCTCTCAAGGACAAACGGCGGGAAATCAAGAGCCTGATAGACAGGGTGCGCCTTAAATTCAATGTTTCTATTGCCGAGACCGGGTGTCAGGATGAATGGAGGAAGGCTGTCCTTGGGTTTGCAGCGGTAAGTTCTGACCGCAGGCATGTGGACAGTATGGTTAATGAGGTCATCAAATTCATTGAACGGAATACGGATGCGGAAATGATGTCAATAAATACGGAGATAATTTAA